A window of Staphylococcus sp. 17KM0847 contains these coding sequences:
- the kapB gene encoding sporulation phosphorelay system protein KapB has product MLYRFAHKTGVYVVEIVENTGDQILVKVVQVIKHPKQGDLHSPNEVEGVFFHERKALSLYEKRYTTKSKLKLFEDELQDYTSSLQQAVTNLENELKTMNTPYASAALNCLSRLKEDYTRQYKIKFH; this is encoded by the coding sequence ATGCTTTATCGTTTTGCACATAAAACGGGTGTTTATGTGGTAGAAATTGTCGAAAATACAGGAGATCAAATACTCGTCAAAGTAGTTCAAGTCATTAAACATCCTAAACAAGGTGATCTTCATAGCCCGAATGAAGTTGAAGGTGTGTTTTTCCACGAACGCAAAGCATTGAGCTTATACGAGAAACGTTACACAACTAAAAGTAAGCTCAAGCTTTTTGAAGATGAGCTGCAAGACTATACCTCTTCATTACAGCAAGCTGTTACTAATTTGGAGAACGAATTGAAAACGATGAATACGCCTTATGCTTCAGCTGCTTTAAATTGTTTATCACGTCTCAAAGAAGATTACACACGCCAATATAAAATTAAATTTCATTAA
- a CDS encoding peptidylprolyl isomerase, protein MTNYPQLTKEIQDNEIKVVMHTNKGDMTLKLFPEIAPKTVKNFVELAQKGYYDGITFHRVINDFMIQGGDPTGTGMGGESIYGGPFEDEFSMNAFNLYGALSMANAGPGTNGSQFFIVQMKEIPAQMADQLEDGGWPKEIAEAYREKGGTPWLDQKHTVFGQLIEGEETLEDIANVRVGAQDKPMYDVVIESIDIEGEVLSD, encoded by the coding sequence ATGACAAACTACCCACAATTAACGAAAGAAATCCAAGATAATGAAATAAAAGTTGTGATGCACACAAACAAAGGTGATATGACTTTAAAGTTATTTCCAGAGATTGCACCAAAAACGGTTAAAAATTTTGTTGAATTGGCGCAAAAAGGATACTATGATGGCATTACGTTTCATCGTGTAATTAATGATTTTATGATTCAAGGTGGAGACCCAACCGGTACAGGTATGGGTGGCGAAAGTATCTATGGTGGTCCATTTGAAGATGAGTTTTCAATGAATGCTTTTAATCTTTATGGTGCACTTTCTATGGCAAATGCAGGACCGGGTACAAATGGTTCTCAATTTTTTATCGTACAAATGAAAGAAATCCCAGCACAAATGGCAGATCAATTAGAAGATGGGGGATGGCCTAAAGAGATTGCTGAAGCGTATCGTGAAAAAGGGGGTACACCTTGGTTAGATCAAAAGCATACAGTATTTGGTCAACTCATAGAAGGTGAAGAAACATTAGAAGATATTGCGAATGTGCGTGTTGGCGCGCAAGATAAACCGATGTATGATGTTGTCATTGAATCAATCGATATTGAAGGAGAAGTCCTATCTGACTAG
- a CDS encoding DUF1871 family protein, whose product MANNELNIRLYQYLAAWNPMHFEDPTMGDAEVYEMMDAVHHLGEPEQIAERFQYIFTFAFDVTLSKAECLQKATEAVQLKTSCEVN is encoded by the coding sequence ATGGCGAATAATGAACTGAATATTAGACTATATCAATATTTAGCAGCATGGAATCCAATGCATTTCGAAGATCCGACAATGGGTGATGCAGAAGTATATGAGATGATGGATGCTGTTCATCATCTCGGAGAGCCAGAACAGATTGCAGAGAGATTTCAATATATTTTTACGTTTGCGTTTGATGTCACTTTGTCTAAAGCAGAATGTTTACAAAAAGCGACAGAAGCCGTACAGTTAAAAACATCTTGTGAAGTCAACTAA
- the ygs gene encoding S1 domain-containing post-transcriptional regulator Ygs produces MLKKQYRVGQHIKVRVTGIQPYGAFVETPDNTEGLIHISEVMDDYVHNLKKLLSPGQIVRAKIISIDKTGKLNLSLRDNDYFKNYERKKAKRSVLDEIKETEKYGFQSLAERLPNWVRQSKKRIEYTSK; encoded by the coding sequence ATGTTGAAGAAACAGTATCGTGTTGGCCAACATATCAAGGTGCGTGTGACTGGTATTCAACCCTACGGCGCTTTTGTTGAAACCCCTGACAATACTGAAGGCCTTATTCATATATCAGAAGTTATGGATGATTACGTCCATAATTTGAAAAAACTTTTATCGCCTGGTCAAATAGTCAGAGCTAAAATTATTTCTATTGATAAAACTGGCAAATTAAATTTATCACTTAGGGACAATGACTATTTTAAAAATTATGAGCGTAAAAAAGCAAAACGTTCAGTATTGGATGAGATTAAAGAAACTGAAAAATACGGGTTTCAATCTTTAGCAGAACGATTGCCAAATTGGGTGAGACAGTCAAAAAAACGAATTGAATATACGTCTAAATAG
- the pruA gene encoding L-glutamate gamma-semialdehyde dehydrogenase codes for MIPYKHEPFTDFTKEENRQAYFRALEKVESELGKEYPLIIGGERVYTDDKTRVYNPSNREETIGYVSKASKEHAEQALEAAKEAFKTWRNVDPKVRANVLFRAAAITRKRKHEFSALLSKEGGKPWKEADADTAEAIDFMEYYGRQMLELKDGKAVNSRPGEYNQFDYLPVGVSVVISPWNFAYAIMAGTTAAPVVTGNTVLLKPSSNTPIISYKFMEVLEEAGLPKGVVNWIPGSSSEIGDFLIENKDVGLISFTGSKNVGKEIIQKAAVIQEGQNHIKRVIAEMGGKDALVVDSEADLKVATDAIVYSAFGFSGQKCSACSRVIAHQDIYDELLERVKVETEKIKVGNASDPDTYVGPVIDQKSLDKIKNYIEIGKEEGRLVTGGNTDEEKGNFVHPTIFADLDPNSRIMQEEIFGPVVGFTKVKDFDEAIQVANDTEYGLTGGVISNNRMKLEQARRDFMVGNLYFNRGCTGAVVGYQPFGGFKMSGTDSKAGGPDYLVLHMQGRTVSEHL; via the coding sequence ATGATTCCATATAAACACGAACCATTTACAGATTTTACGAAAGAGGAAAATCGCCAAGCCTATTTCCGAGCTTTAGAAAAGGTAGAAAGTGAGTTAGGTAAGGAGTATCCACTTATTATTGGAGGGGAACGTGTATATACGGACGATAAAACACGTGTGTATAATCCGTCGAACAGAGAGGAAACAATTGGCTATGTTTCAAAAGCATCAAAAGAGCATGCAGAACAAGCATTAGAAGCGGCTAAGGAAGCCTTTAAAACATGGCGCAATGTAGATCCTAAAGTACGTGCTAACGTGTTGTTCCGTGCTGCAGCGATAACACGTAAGCGTAAACATGAGTTCTCAGCGTTGTTATCTAAAGAAGGGGGAAAACCATGGAAGGAAGCTGATGCTGATACAGCAGAAGCAATCGACTTTATGGAATACTATGGTCGTCAAATGCTTGAGTTAAAAGATGGTAAGGCAGTCAATAGTCGTCCAGGCGAATACAATCAGTTTGACTATTTACCTGTTGGTGTAAGTGTCGTTATCTCACCATGGAACTTTGCGTATGCCATTATGGCGGGTACAACAGCAGCACCAGTTGTGACAGGTAATACAGTATTATTAAAACCATCATCAAATACGCCAATTATTTCTTATAAGTTTATGGAAGTATTAGAAGAAGCTGGTTTACCAAAAGGTGTTGTAAACTGGATTCCAGGTTCATCAAGCGAAATCGGTGACTTTTTAATAGAAAATAAAGATGTTGGTTTAATTTCGTTTACAGGTTCTAAAAATGTAGGTAAAGAAATCATCCAAAAAGCAGCAGTGATTCAAGAGGGACAAAATCATATTAAACGTGTCATTGCTGAAATGGGTGGTAAAGACGCATTAGTTGTAGATAGTGAAGCAGACTTAAAAGTAGCAACTGACGCGATCGTATATTCAGCATTTGGTTTCTCTGGTCAAAAATGTTCAGCATGTTCACGTGTTATTGCGCATCAAGATATTTATGATGAATTGTTAGAACGTGTAAAAGTAGAAACTGAAAAAATCAAAGTAGGTAATGCCTCAGATCCTGATACTTATGTAGGTCCAGTTATCGACCAAAAATCTTTAGATAAAATTAAAAATTATATCGAAATAGGTAAAGAAGAAGGTCGCCTAGTAACAGGAGGTAATACAGACGAAGAAAAAGGAAACTTTGTACATCCAACAATCTTTGCTGACTTAGATCCAAATTCTCGTATTATGCAAGAAGAAATCTTTGGACCAGTTGTAGGCTTTACAAAAGTTAAAGATTTTGATGAAGCGATTCAAGTGGCAAATGATACAGAATATGGTTTAACAGGCGGTGTTATTTCAAATAACCGCATGAAACTAGAACAAGCACGTCGTGACTTTATGGTAGGTAACTTATACTTCAATCGTGGCTGTACAGGTGCAGTTGTAGGCTACCAACCATTTGGTGGATTTAAAATGTCAGGTACAGATTCAAAAGCAGGTGGACCAGATTATTTAGTACTTCATATGCAAGGTCGTACAGTTTCTGAACATCTATAA
- a CDS encoding ornithine--oxo-acid transaminase, whose translation MANQSESIIELTNHYGAHNYLPLPIVISEAEGVWVKDPEGKKYMDMLAAYSAVNQGHRHPKIVQALKDQADKVTLVSRAFHSDNLGEWYEKICKLSGKEKALPMNTGAEAVETALKAARRWAYEVKGIKPNDAEIIAMVGNFHGRTMAPVSISSEKEYQRGYGPLLEGFKNVPFGDIESLKASINENTAAVLIEPIQGEAGINIPPEGYLKAVRELCDAHNVLFIADEIQAGLGRTGKLFATDWDNVKPDVYILGKALGGGVFPISVVLADKEVLDVFTPGSHGSTFGGNPLACAASIAALDVIVEEDLAGRSQELGEYFKKALLEIDHPAIKEVRGRGLFIGVELHENARPYCERLKEEGILCKETHDTVIRFAPPLVITKEELDYAIDKVKKVFSQA comes from the coding sequence GTGGCAAATCAATCAGAATCAATTATCGAATTAACAAATCATTATGGTGCACATAACTATTTACCGTTGCCAATCGTGATTTCAGAAGCAGAAGGTGTGTGGGTAAAAGACCCAGAAGGTAAAAAGTATATGGATATGTTAGCAGCGTATTCAGCAGTGAATCAAGGTCATCGTCACCCTAAAATTGTGCAAGCATTAAAAGATCAAGCCGATAAAGTAACCCTTGTATCACGTGCTTTCCATAGTGATAATTTAGGGGAATGGTATGAAAAAATTTGTAAGCTTTCAGGTAAAGAAAAAGCATTACCGATGAATACAGGAGCTGAAGCAGTAGAAACAGCATTGAAAGCAGCTCGTCGTTGGGCTTATGAAGTTAAAGGCATTAAACCTAATGATGCTGAAATTATTGCAATGGTAGGGAACTTCCATGGTCGTACAATGGCACCTGTATCTATCTCGTCAGAAAAAGAATATCAACGTGGCTATGGTCCATTGTTAGAAGGGTTTAAAAATGTACCGTTTGGTGATATTGAAAGTTTAAAAGCATCTATTAACGAAAATACAGCAGCTGTGTTAATTGAGCCAATTCAAGGTGAAGCAGGTATCAATATTCCACCTGAAGGTTATTTGAAAGCAGTACGTGAACTTTGTGATGCGCATAATGTTCTTTTTATTGCAGATGAAATTCAAGCAGGTCTAGGTCGTACAGGTAAACTATTTGCAACAGATTGGGACAATGTGAAGCCAGACGTATATATTTTAGGTAAAGCTCTAGGTGGTGGCGTATTCCCGATTTCTGTTGTGTTAGCAGATAAAGAAGTATTAGACGTCTTTACACCAGGTTCACATGGCTCAACTTTTGGAGGTAATCCGTTAGCTTGTGCAGCTTCGATTGCCGCTTTAGACGTTATTGTAGAAGAAGATTTGGCAGGTCGCTCTCAAGAGCTTGGTGAATATTTTAAAAAGGCATTGTTAGAAATTGATCACCCAGCAATTAAAGAGGTGCGTGGTCGAGGTTTATTTATTGGTGTTGAACTGCATGAAAATGCACGTCCATATTGTGAACGTTTAAAAGAAGAAGGTATTTTATGTAAGGAAACACACGATACTGTCATTCGATTTGCGCCACCATTAGTCATCACGAAAGAAGAGTTAGACTATGCAATCGATAAAGTGAAAAAAGTATTTTCACAGGCGTAG
- a CDS encoding Glu/Leu/Phe/Val dehydrogenase: protein MSEKNNLVTSTQGIIKEAMNKLGFDDAMYELIKEPLRFLTVRIPVRMDDGTVKTFTGYRAQHNDAVGPTKGGVRFHPDVDEEEVKALSMWMTLKCGIVDLPYGGGKGGIICDPRQMSIHEVERLSRGYVRAISQIVGPTKDIPAPDVFTNSQIMAWMMDEYSQMDAFNSPGFITGKPIVLGGSQGRDRSTALGVVIAIEEAAKRRGKTIKGSRIVIQGFGNAGSFLAKFLYDEGAKIVGISDAYGALHDPEGLDIDYLLDRRDSFGTVTNLFEDTISNKELFELDCDILVPAAIANQITADNAADIKAEILVEAANGPTTPEATKILTERGVLLVPDVLASAGGVTVSYFEWVQNNTGYYWSEEEVNEKLREKLITAFDTIYSLSENRKIDMRLAAYIVGIKRTAEAARYRGWA from the coding sequence ATGTCTGAAAAAAATAATCTAGTGACGTCAACGCAAGGTATCATCAAGGAAGCGATGAATAAATTGGGATTTGATGATGCAATGTATGAATTAATCAAAGAACCTTTAAGATTTTTGACGGTGCGTATTCCAGTGAGAATGGATGATGGGACGGTTAAAACTTTTACAGGTTATCGTGCACAACACAATGATGCGGTTGGACCAACAAAAGGTGGCGTACGTTTCCATCCAGATGTTGATGAAGAAGAAGTAAAAGCATTGTCTATGTGGATGACGTTGAAATGTGGTATCGTCGACCTTCCTTATGGTGGGGGTAAAGGAGGAATTATTTGCGATCCACGTCAAATGAGCATTCATGAAGTAGAACGCTTATCACGTGGTTATGTTCGTGCGATTTCACAGATTGTAGGGCCAACGAAAGATATTCCAGCACCCGATGTTTTCACTAACTCTCAAATTATGGCATGGATGATGGATGAATACAGTCAAATGGATGCGTTTAACTCTCCTGGCTTTATTACGGGGAAACCTATCGTTTTAGGTGGTTCACAAGGGCGTGATCGTTCAACAGCATTAGGTGTTGTTATTGCGATTGAAGAAGCAGCGAAACGTCGCGGCAAAACAATTAAAGGTTCACGTATTGTTATTCAAGGCTTTGGTAATGCGGGGAGTTTCTTAGCCAAATTCTTATACGATGAAGGTGCAAAAATTGTAGGTATTTCTGATGCGTATGGTGCCTTACATGACCCAGAAGGATTGGATATCGACTATTTATTAGATCGCCGTGATAGTTTTGGTACGGTTACTAATTTATTTGAAGATACCATTTCAAATAAAGAGTTATTTGAGTTGGATTGTGATATTTTAGTGCCAGCTGCAATTGCGAACCAAATTACAGCAGATAACGCAGCAGATATCAAAGCAGAGATTTTAGTTGAAGCAGCTAACGGACCAACAACACCAGAAGCAACTAAAATTTTAACAGAACGTGGCGTTTTATTAGTACCTGATGTATTGGCAAGTGCTGGCGGTGTAACAGTGTCATATTTTGAGTGGGTACAAAATAATACAGGTTACTATTGGTCAGAAGAAGAGGTCAATGAAAAGTTACGTGAAAAGCTAATCACAGCTTTTGATACGATTTATAGTTTATCAGAAAATCGAAAAATTGATATGCGACTTGCAGCATATATTGTTGGTATTAAACGCACAGCTGAAGCAGCAAGATACCGTGGCTGGGCATAA
- the argH gene encoding argininosuccinate lyase, with product MSKKAWGGRFEEKPEAWVDAFNASIHFDKNLIDEDVQGSIAHATMLANQGILTQDEATQIIDGLKAIQQDIHNDKVELKESLEDIHLNIEHELIQRIGAIGGKLHTGRSRNDQVATDMHLYTKKEVQHILNLISSFQQTIVNLAEEHIDTIMPGYTHLQRAQPISFAHHIMTYFWMLERDKSRFEDALKRIDLSPLGAAALSGTTYPIDRHETQKLLGFTGIYENSLDAVSDRDYIVETLHNISLTMVHLSRFAEEIIFWSSEEAQFVTLSDAFSTGSSIMPQKKNPDMAELIRGKVGRTTGHLMSMLVTLKGLPLAYNKDMQEDKEGLFDAVHTLKGALKIFEGMLSTMTVNTHRLETTVRQDFSNATELADYLVMKGVPFREAHEIVGKLVLWSIQNNMYLLDVPLDVYKAHHTDIEQDIYTYLQPNEAVKRRKSYGATGQDAVRHQIHIAKQHLNS from the coding sequence ATGAGTAAGAAAGCATGGGGCGGTAGATTTGAAGAAAAACCAGAAGCATGGGTAGATGCGTTCAATGCATCTATCCACTTCGATAAAAATTTAATTGACGAAGATGTTCAAGGTAGTATCGCCCATGCCACAATGCTCGCTAATCAAGGCATTTTGACTCAGGACGAAGCGACTCAAATCATCGATGGTCTCAAAGCTATCCAGCAAGATATCCACAATGATAAAGTTGAATTAAAAGAATCGCTAGAAGATATTCATCTTAACATTGAACATGAATTGATTCAGCGTATTGGTGCTATTGGCGGCAAATTGCATACGGGACGTAGTCGTAATGACCAAGTAGCAACCGATATGCACCTATATACAAAAAAAGAAGTGCAACATATTTTAAATTTGATTTCCTCTTTCCAACAAACGATTGTCAATCTTGCCGAAGAACATATCGATACGATTATGCCGGGTTATACACATTTACAACGTGCCCAACCTATTTCATTCGCACATCATATTATGACTTATTTCTGGATGTTAGAACGTGATAAATCAAGATTTGAAGACGCACTTAAACGTATTGACCTTTCTCCATTAGGTGCTGCAGCATTAAGTGGTACAACGTATCCGATCGACCGTCACGAAACACAAAAACTTCTAGGATTTACAGGTATCTATGAAAACAGTTTAGATGCAGTCAGTGACCGTGATTATATTGTGGAAACATTGCATAATATTAGTTTAACTATGGTGCATCTTTCACGTTTTGCAGAAGAAATCATTTTCTGGTCATCAGAAGAAGCACAGTTTGTAACATTATCCGATGCTTTTTCAACAGGGTCGTCTATTATGCCACAAAAGAAAAATCCAGATATGGCTGAATTGATTCGTGGCAAGGTGGGGCGTACAACAGGTCATCTCATGAGTATGTTAGTCACACTTAAAGGCTTACCTCTTGCTTATAATAAAGATATGCAAGAAGACAAAGAAGGTCTATTTGACGCTGTTCATACTTTAAAAGGTGCACTTAAAATATTCGAGGGTATGCTTTCAACTATGACCGTAAATACACATCGTCTTGAAACAACCGTGCGCCAAGATTTTTCAAATGCAACAGAATTAGCGGACTATTTAGTTATGAAAGGTGTTCCGTTCAGAGAGGCACACGAAATAGTGGGTAAACTTGTCCTTTGGTCTATCCAAAATAATATGTATTTACTTGATGTCCCACTAGATGTTTATAAAGCACATCACACTGATATCGAACAAGATATTTACACCTATCTTCAACCTAACGAAGCCGTTAAGCGTCGTAAAAGTTATGGCGCAACGGGACAAGATGCCGTACGTCATCAAATTCATATCGCAAAACAACACCTAAACAGTTAA
- a CDS encoding argininosuccinate synthase: protein MKEKVVLAYSGGLDTSVAVQWLIDQGYDVVACCLDVGEGKDLDLVYQKALDMGAIESHVINATKEFAEEYVGYAIKGNLMYEQTYPLVSALSRPLISKKLVEIAHNTNASAIAHGCTGKGNDQVRFEVAIKALDPNLKVIAPVREWGWSREEEIDYAKKHNIPVPIGKESPYSIDQNLWGRSNECGVLEDPYVAPPKDAFDLTNELEDTPDEPEEILITFKEGIPTHIDGTAYQLDDLILHLNDIAGKHGIGRIDHIENRLVGIKSREVYEAPGAEVILKAHKGLETITLSKDVAHFKPVVEKQLAELVYNGLWFSPLTDALKAFVDHTQKVVTGDVRVKLFKGHAIVNGRKSNYTLYNEKLATYTKEDAFNQESAVGFIEIFGLPTQVNAMLHGGYADE, encoded by the coding sequence ATGAAAGAGAAGGTAGTTTTAGCATATTCAGGTGGATTAGATACGAGTGTCGCAGTGCAATGGTTGATTGATCAAGGTTATGATGTTGTAGCATGTTGTCTGGACGTTGGTGAAGGTAAAGATTTAGACCTTGTCTATCAAAAAGCTTTGGACATGGGTGCTATCGAGTCACACGTTATTAATGCAACAAAAGAATTTGCCGAAGAATACGTCGGCTATGCTATTAAAGGAAACTTAATGTACGAACAAACATACCCGCTAGTTTCCGCTTTATCACGTCCATTAATTTCTAAAAAATTAGTTGAAATTGCTCATAATACAAATGCCAGTGCGATTGCACATGGTTGTACAGGTAAAGGGAATGACCAAGTACGCTTCGAGGTAGCAATCAAAGCTTTAGATCCAAACTTAAAAGTGATTGCCCCTGTCAGAGAATGGGGTTGGAGCCGTGAAGAAGAGATTGATTATGCTAAAAAACACAATATCCCAGTACCTATCGGCAAAGAATCTCCCTATTCTATTGACCAAAACTTATGGGGACGCAGTAATGAGTGTGGTGTATTAGAAGATCCTTATGTTGCGCCACCTAAAGATGCTTTTGACTTAACAAACGAACTCGAAGATACACCAGACGAACCTGAAGAAATTTTAATAACATTCAAAGAAGGTATTCCGACACATATTGATGGTACAGCTTACCAACTAGACGATCTTATTTTACATCTCAATGATATTGCAGGTAAGCATGGTATTGGACGTATTGACCATATTGAAAATAGACTTGTTGGTATTAAATCAAGAGAAGTTTATGAAGCTCCAGGGGCAGAAGTGATCTTAAAAGCACATAAAGGCTTAGAAACGATCACTTTATCAAAAGACGTTGCTCACTTTAAACCTGTTGTTGAAAAGCAATTGGCTGAACTCGTGTACAACGGCTTATGGTTCTCTCCTTTGACAGATGCACTTAAAGCATTTGTTGACCATACACAGAAAGTCGTAACAGGTGATGTACGTGTCAAATTATTCAAAGGTCATGCAATTGTAAACGGAAGAAAATCAAACTATACACTTTATAATGAAAAACTTGCAACATATACAAAAGAAGATGCATTTAATCAAGAATCCGCAGTTGGCTTTATCGAAATCTTTGGTTTACCTACACAAGTCAACGCAATGTTACATGGAGGTTATGCAGATGAGTAA
- a CDS encoding glucose-6-phosphate isomerase encodes MTHIQFDYQKALTFFEQHELTQLQDQVKLIHHTIHEGTGAGSDFLGWVDLPVDYDKDEFQRILAAAEQIKAHSDVLVVIGIGGSYLGARSAIEMLTPAFKQDDSLPEIIFAGHQLSSSYTQELIDYLEGKDFSVNVISKSGTTTEPAVAFRLFKQLLEDKYGKTEAQKRIFATTDKAKGALKQLATNEGYESFVVPDDVGGRFSVLTAVGLLPIAVAGIDIKAMMDGAAKAREELATDRLDDNIAYQYATIRNVLYNKGYTTEMLINYEPSLQYFNEWWKQLFGESEGKDLKGIYPSSANFTTDLHSLGQYVQEGRRFLFETVLKVATPKYDITIEEDADDLDGLNYLAGKTVDEVNTKAFEGTLLAHTDGGVPNLVITLPKLDAETYGYLVYFFELAVAMSGYQLGVNPFNQPGVEAYKQNMFALLGKPGFEDKKKDLEARL; translated from the coding sequence ATGACACATATCCAGTTTGATTACCAAAAAGCTTTAACATTTTTTGAACAACATGAATTAACGCAATTACAAGACCAAGTAAAGCTTATTCATCATACCATTCATGAAGGGACAGGTGCTGGTAGTGACTTTTTAGGTTGGGTTGATTTGCCAGTAGATTACGATAAAGATGAATTTCAGCGTATTTTAGCAGCAGCTGAACAAATTAAAGCACATTCTGATGTTTTAGTTGTTATTGGCATTGGAGGATCCTATTTAGGGGCACGTTCAGCAATTGAAATGTTAACCCCTGCATTCAAACAAGATGATAGTTTACCTGAAATTATTTTTGCAGGACATCAGTTATCATCTTCTTATACGCAAGAGTTAATCGACTACTTAGAGGGTAAAGACTTTTCGGTTAATGTAATTTCGAAGTCAGGAACAACAACAGAACCTGCTGTTGCGTTCCGATTATTTAAGCAGTTATTAGAAGATAAATATGGTAAAACAGAAGCACAGAAACGTATTTTTGCTACAACTGATAAAGCAAAAGGTGCATTGAAACAGCTTGCGACAAATGAAGGCTACGAATCATTTGTTGTACCGGATGATGTGGGTGGTCGTTTTTCAGTATTAACAGCTGTTGGTTTATTACCGATTGCAGTAGCAGGTATCGATATCAAAGCGATGATGGACGGTGCAGCAAAAGCACGTGAAGAGCTTGCAACAGATCGTTTAGACGATAATATTGCGTATCAATACGCAACAATTCGAAATGTACTTTACAATAAAGGCTATACTACTGAAATGTTAATTAACTACGAGCCATCATTACAATATTTTAATGAGTGGTGGAAACAATTATTTGGTGAGTCTGAAGGTAAAGATTTAAAAGGGATTTATCCATCAAGTGCAAACTTTACAACAGATTTACATTCGTTAGGACAGTATGTACAAGAAGGTCGTCGTTTCTTATTTGAAACAGTATTAAAAGTAGCAACTCCTAAATATGATATTACTATTGAAGAAGATGCAGATGATTTAGATGGCCTCAACTATTTAGCTGGTAAAACAGTAGATGAAGTGAACACTAAAGCGTTTGAAGGGACATTGCTTGCTCATACAGATGGTGGTGTACCTAATCTTGTCATTACATTGCCAAAACTTGATGCTGAAACATACGGCTATCTAGTATATTTCTTTGAATTAGCAGTAGCAATGAGTGGTTACCAATTAGGTGTTAATCCGTTTAATCAGCCAGGTGTAGAGGCGTACAAACAAAATATGTTCGCATTATTAGGTAAACCTGGATTTGAAGATAAGAAAAAAGATTTAGAAGCGCGTTTATAA
- the lepB gene encoding signal peptidase I, translating into MKKEAVEWIISIGLALIIVGLLYTFIVRPYNVQGDSMDPTLKDGDRVIVNKIGKTLGHLDNGNVIVFHADDSSDYVKRIIGKPGDHVEYKNDQLYLNGKKVKEPYLDYNMKHKTYDEITGPVNSQSLAGSKGQYKIPEDKYLVLGDNREISKDSRTIGLIDKDQIVGKVFVRFWPFSDFKFNFNPDHTEKQA; encoded by the coding sequence GTGAAAAAAGAAGCAGTTGAATGGATTATTTCGATAGGTCTAGCATTAATTATTGTTGGTTTACTGTATACGTTTATCGTTAGACCGTATAATGTACAAGGAGATTCGATGGATCCAACATTAAAAGATGGTGATCGCGTGATTGTTAATAAAATCGGTAAGACATTAGGACATCTGGATAATGGTAATGTTATTGTATTCCACGCAGATGATTCATCCGATTATGTGAAGCGTATTATTGGCAAACCCGGGGATCATGTTGAATATAAAAACGATCAACTTTACTTAAATGGCAAAAAAGTAAAAGAACCATATTTAGATTATAATATGAAACATAAAACATATGATGAAATTACAGGTCCGGTCAATTCACAATCATTGGCAGGAAGTAAAGGACAGTATAAAATCCCGGAAGATAAGTATTTAGTATTGGGAGACAATAGAGAAATCAGTAAAGACAGTCGTACTATTGGTTTGATTGATAAAGATCAAATTGTTGGAAAGGTTTTTGTCAGATTTTGGCCGTTTAGTGACTTTAAATTCAATTTCAATCCAGATCATACTGAAAAACAAGCATAG